Genomic segment of Candidatus Spechtbacterales bacterium:
CAGGTTTTTTGGTCGAGATGTTGTGAATCTTTCAGCAAGTCTTCCTGTGCAGTCTGAACTTACCTCTGTTGCGCATCTTGTTCGGGCAGGGAAGTTGTATTCCTTGGCGGGTTACGAGGCATCCCATGCTTTGAGTTCTCTTTCTAATGCTAATTATTCTATTGATGCCGGCGATAACTCTAATTATTTTACTGACAGCTTAGTAGTTGCAGCACTCGGACTTAAAGAGGCGGGAGAGTATCTTAAGGAAGCTAATATGGAGGTATCTCATGTAAGACCTCAGGACATACCCAATGAATTTGAAAAAGATATCCGGCAGCTCCAGTCTAAGGCTGGTGAGATAGAGGCGCTTTTTGAAGAAACTTTGTCTTCACTCGACATATTACTTGCATTTCTTGGACACGAAAGCCAAAAAAATTATCTCCTGACTTTTCAGAATAATTCTGAGTTGCGCGCAACAGGAGGCTTTATAGGAACTTACGGAATATTATCGGTAAACAAAGGAAACATAAAAGAACTTTTTATAGATGGAATTTATAATCCCGACGGGCAACTAAAGGTTAATGAGTTTTTTGTTGTGCCTCCCGATCCTCTACAATATGTAACTCCTTACTGGGGCACAAGGGATGCCAACTGGTTTTTTGACTTCCCAACTTCAGCTGAAAAGATAATTTGGTTTTATCAAAAAACTGGAGGACCCCCTCCAGGTGAGACAAGTTTCAGTGCTGACTTTGATGTTCACGGTGTTATAGCTTTAAACACGAATATTTTAACAAAACTTCTTAAGTTGTCCGGACCCATAGAGATGGAAGCTTACGGAACAACTTTAACAAGTGAAAATTGGCTTGAACTGGTACAGAAAGAGGTCGAACAAGATTATGATAAGGAGCTAAATCGTCCCAAGCAGATTTTAGCTGATATGACCCCGATACTAATGGAAAGGCTGGGTGCTCATGATAAAAAAATAGATCTCATAAACATATTTATAGAATCTCTTGAAAGAAAGGATATTTTAGTATATTCTCGCGATGAAAGGGTAAATAATTTTTTGGCAGAGCAGAACTGGGATGGTGCTATTTTGTCTTCAAGCAATGGTGAAAACAACGTGATAGAGGATTATCTTGCTGTTGTTATGAGCAATATTGGCGGATGGAAGACTGATATTTATACAGATACGGAAGTAGATACAGTTACTAAGATATCAGAATCGGGGGACATTATACGCACTGTGCTTATCTCCAGAAAACATAATGGTGGTTCTGCGCCGTATATGTGGTACAACAAGCCGAATCACGGATATGTGCGCGTCTACGCGCCGGAAGGTTCAGAATTTATATCCGCAGAAGGATTTCAACAAGCGCCGCGGTATATAGAAACTGATTATGAAGGAGAAGGATATATAAAAGACCCACTGGTAACATCTATAAATAGCACCGCGTGGACAGCAGATGATGGTACGGATATATTTGAAGAATCCGGAAAAACAGTTTTTGGCAAC
This window contains:
- a CDS encoding DUF4012 domain-containing protein, yielding MDYDTVDLRKIKESRDVKKTKPKVTKIMRDIGSYSEPRSLYPDVRLADMQTPLSPKESGVNLTEQEFSNYIKEVEALKPFSRIAETREENLSKEVLADELSQIDNKDLLIKESIIKTAMRGEGAIELEAESDNLKKSNFQFIPREESEAEEIAEDVKSDGRGNEDDVSPFDFKKAEDGLSQKDEVSEPEPELEELQYLKEESKPKIKKELSVSKKKEKELKKKVLLGGDKKKRRFGKKVLTTSLVVSLAVGGLMSQKMFSLKVQGQEHAERAYAYMQAGQDALSVFDTKTAEENFLKAKEEFEEIEQKFRFFGRDVVNLSASLPVQSELTSVAHLVRAGKLYSLAGYEASHALSSLSNANYSIDAGDNSNYFTDSLVVAALGLKEAGEYLKEANMEVSHVRPQDIPNEFEKDIRQLQSKAGEIEALFEETLSSLDILLAFLGHESQKNYLLTFQNNSELRATGGFIGTYGILSVNKGNIKELFIDGIYNPDGQLKVNEFFVVPPDPLQYVTPYWGTRDANWFFDFPTSAEKIIWFYQKTGGPPPGETSFSADFDVHGVIALNTNILTKLLKLSGPIEMEAYGTTLTSENWLELVQKEVEQDYDKELNRPKQILADMTPILMERLGAHDKKIDLINIFIESLERKDILVYSRDERVNNFLAEQNWDGAILSSSNGENNVIEDYLAVVMSNIGGWKTDIYTDTEVDTVTKISESGDIIRTVLISRKHNGGSAPYMWYNKPNHGYVRVYAPEGSEFISAEGFQQAPRYIETDYEGEGYIKDPLVTSINSTAWTADDGTDIFEESGKTVFGNWLWIPAGERVFATVTYKLPFKIEKDTDGYELYIQKQSGLDIKYSGSIEEFDSALDLDSCGRDEESFGGAQFKFIQDSDTVIRCELVR